A genome region from Paramisgurnus dabryanus chromosome 12, PD_genome_1.1, whole genome shotgun sequence includes the following:
- the tbc1d7 gene encoding TBC1 domain family member 7: protein MAEDPQRNFRSAYYEKVGFRGVEEKRSLEILLKDNPLDVEKLSTFSQRFPLPSMYRIHVWKVLLGILPPHTDSHALVSRYRTEQFEDISAALTSMRFISSATPPTEVYLRMYQLEFLQLPRRSELKPPDAGDENFLAVAQAMEEIVDDPVDCYWLIRCFINQFNHKFGDSIPHLPKSLEHFLSQEDSGLLAHLKTSGCLGSLPYCLWFRRCFAGCLPESSLQRVWDKVISGSCKILVFVAVEILLNYKIVLMGMSQPDGVFNFLSNMPQENTDAIVTKAIDLWHKHCGTPMHSV from the exons ATGGCCGAAGATCCCCAGAGAAACTTCAGGTCGGCGTATTATGAGAAAGTGGGTTTCAGAGGTGTGGAGGAGAAAAGATCTTTGGAGATTCTGCTGAAGGACAATCCACTGG ATGTGGAGAAGTTGAGCACTTTTAGTCAGAGGTTTCCTCTGCCCTCTATGTACAGAATACATGTGTGGAAAGTCTTATTGG GTATTTTACCTCCTCACACTGATTCTCATGCATTGGTATCTCGATACCGTACCGAGCAGTTTGAAGACATCAGTGCGGCTTTAACAAGCATGCGTTTCATCAGCTCAGCCACGCCCCCTACAGAAGTCTACCTCCGCATGTACCAGCTAGAATTCCTGCAGCTTCCCCGGAGATCTGAGCTTAAACCTCCG GACGCAGGGGACGAAAATTTCCTGGCTGTGGCTCAGGCGATGGAAGAGATCGTTGATGATCCCGTGGACTGCTATTGGCTGATCCGATGTTTTATTAACCAGTTTAATCACAAGTTTGGAGACTCCATACCTCACCTG ccAAAGAGTTTGGAGCACTTCTTGTCTCAGGAGGACAGCGGTCTGTTGGCTCATCTGAAGACGTCTGGCTGTCTGGGTTCATTACCGTACTGTCTGTGGTTCAGACGCTGTTTCGCGGGCTGTTTACCAGAGTCCAGTCTGCAGAG GGTGTGGGATAAAGTGATCAGTGGATCTTGTAAGATCTTGGTGTTTGTTGCCGTGGAGATTCTGCTCAATTATAAGATCGTGCTCATGGGAATGAGTCAACCTGATGGAGTCTTCAACTTTCTGTCTAAT ATGCCACAGGAGAATACAGATGCTATAGTTACGAAAGCCATAGACCTCTGGCACAAACACTGCGGGACACCCATGCATTCTGTGTAA